TCTCCTCCGGTCCGGATCATTCCTGCCTGGAGACACAAGAACCTGCTGTAACCCGGTTCTGGATCAGTTTACCTGTCTGGGCAGCAACCAGCATTAAACTAGAACCGACTGGATCGGCCCAGTGGATGAAGCTGGTACAGTTTACCAGATTTTATCAGAGATAAAATATCATCATGATGAAGACTAAAATGATCAAAGCCAGTCTGGAGGAAAGCTGAAAGTCCTGTTCAAAGCACATCTACCTCCTCAGATCCAAAGATTCCTCAGCAGATCACTGAGAAACAGATCTTCAAGGATCTGAAACACTGACTCCTACCAGAACCtaaaccaggaccaggaccagatgTCTAGGAGTCTCCAGATTGTCTCTACCAGTCTCCTTTGCTGAACCAACCCTCTTCTTGTCCTCTGTCACCACCTGATCCTTGCCTCTACTCTTTGTCCCTGTCAGCTCTTCTCAACATCCTGTCCAATATGGCCGCTGTTCCCCCAAAGCATTTCAGCCTCATCTTTCAGGAATCTGGTCCTGAACGTTTTGACCAATTTGGCTCTGGAAACCACCTACCAGTCCGTCGCAGTTGCTGATGGCCACAGACGTGTCATCCAGGTCTGACACTGTTCCTGTGTAGAAGCAGTCGtcctctctgattggctcagagTGCAGGTATCCTGACTCCTCCCACTCCAAGGTGGCAGTGGGAGCGATGAGGCGGGAGTTTGGACGCAGCCGCAGGTGGAGGTGCCGACCAAACACCGTCACGTTGTAGAAGAGCTCCGCCTCTTCCTTGGGACTCCTCCCCCTCCATGAATGGCTGAACGATGATCTCCAAGTGGGCGGGGCCTGTTGTGCCTGGGAGTTGTTGGGCGTGTCCTTATTTGAGGGGGCGTGTCTCTTGCTTCGGTACGGATGGTGGGCAGAGACTGATGCTGAAAGGAGCCGTCCCTCTGAGTCGGTTCTGATTGGACGAATTATGCTGAACTCTGACAGAACCTGATGGAGAGAACCtgggagacagagagaagatATTTAAGATCGGGTCATCATCAGATCAACGTCAGCAGATCAGAAAAATTATTGACCCGGTTAATGTGAAATGGACCCAACTGCATCTTCAGCAGAACCTTCATTAAAAACCTAGAAGTCAGTCATCACTTGCAGCCAGCGAGTTCATCATATGTGACAGGCTACTGGAGCTAAAGTAGGACCAACCAGGACCAACCGGTACCAACCCCTACCAGGACTACGGTCAGACCCAAACAACAGACATTTTGGTCTTCATTACTGGGGGCCAGGGACCGGACCGGGTCCATTTGTGTCGGACCAAACCGGTCTCTCTCTGTCCATCTTGTAGCGTCAACAGCAGAGCCATCCAGAACCAGACCGTTGGTTCTGATGTTCTGGTTTCAGGAGAACTCCTCTAGAGCTTTAGCTTGGAAGTTGCTGGTTCTGCTTCTTGGGTTCTTCCTGTCAGTTGGTACAGCCTAGTCCGACCGGTGTCCACTGATGGCTCCAAGACTTTAACTAAAGGAAGATGCTTCACTCTGAGGCATATTTCCTAGACTTCCTGTCCAGTTTTGAAACCAGACCAGAAATCATCTGACCCAGCtccaccaatcagagcagagcgAGCGCAGGCAACTGCTTCAGGTGCAACAACATCCTGGTTCTGATTCCGGTTCCTAGAAGTCAGATGGTTCTGATTAAACTCCATCCAGAACCAACCCGTCTGTTTGTATACGAAATGCAGGTTCTTCTCTTTCCTCCGAGAcgattttaatctttaatttgGCTCCTTTTGAgtttattgtgaatttaaatCTTTCTTCTCCTGTTTGTCTTTGTCCAGTCGGGTACAGATGGGTCCAGTTGTTTCTCTTCCTGGTTTCTGTCTCCAGGTTGTTTTGATGTTCTGGTTTGGATCCGTTCTGCTTCTTTCTGGTGTTTTTATGAGGGTTGGACCTTGTTTATTTTGGAGaaatggttctggttctggttctggaggaacACCAGGATCCCTCTGACTCCTGCAGGTCCCTGCTCTAAGTGCGCTCAGTAGACGTTTTCCCTCCCTGGAACCCCAGACGGATGGATGCATGTGTTCACAGTAGCTGATAtgatttacacacacacacacacacacacacacacacacacacacacacacacacacacacacacacactctctttctctctctctctctcacacacacgcaggaGGATGTGATGAAACCTGAGCTGCTTCACATTCTCTGAGCGCCTGAAACATAAACTCTGAGCCTTATGGAGGGAGCAtgcaggggtcagaggtcatggcTGGAGGACCTGtccaccacagaagaagaagagaggaacCTTAACTCACCTGAGAGGCAGCAGCTGATGTGCAGCAGGAAGACGAGGACCAGCAGTCCAGAACCAGGCCGGTCCATGCTGGAGGGACAGACGGGAGACGGACCGATCCAGACTGACTGAGCGCCGGAGCTCCGGCTCCTTCACTCTGTCATTATCTCCTCCCTCCGccgccgtgtgtgtgtgtgtgtgtgtgaaataatTTGATGTTGTGACTCTGGACCAGCCAGAATCGCTGCAGCTGCTCGGTGTGactgcgccccctgctggacagcAGCTGCAGTCACACTGGAAAACTCTGCTGTGTTCAACTTGTgctaaaagcagttagcctATCAGAGAAGCTACactagcctaaaatagcatctgaaTGCTAACAggtagcagctaatgctaatgttagcatccaTAATCcacaaataattaaagaaaCTCTGGAAAGATGAACGGATAGAGAAACCCTTTGCTACTAAAAATGTCCCCGAACCTCAGTTATTCAGCAATTTGAAGAGCCTGActggaaaatgttgcttaattTGTTGATACTTTATATATAGTTTTTGGTTGAAATGTGGTTAAGTAATTACCGTTGGACCGAACCAACGGGTCCAACGATGACGTCAGAACCGGACGTCATCAGAACCAGGTCCAAAGATGCTCTGATCTACCGACCTGAGACATCAATCAGAGGAAGTCCTCCACCGGCTCCACCGGAGCTCAGAGCAGGAAAACCTTTTTATACCAACATCCCAGCATCGTGGCGTTGCCATGGAGACGACAGAGGGCCATTTCCATGGCAACGTTCCATGATGGTTCAGACAGAAGTTTCCCTCCATGTTGAAtctaatcagctgctctgttgTTCACAcgtgtaaaaatctaaaaaacgtTTTGTTATGAGGAAGTTCTGGATCTGTTCGgatcttgtattatattatatacatatataatccattccctaacattcttgtatattctgtataatctgtgcatatagctcccatatttatatttatacacaatatctatatctctttgctataaccccttatagtccatacagtacatacatagtcttgtacatctgtaaataaatatttatatctcgtagagcacttctggatagatgcaaactacatctcgttgcttgtacttgtgacagtgcaatgacaataaagttgaattctattctatccACTCGGTTCTGATAAAAATGAGACAGCAGCTGGACAGAAGATAAAGAAATGAGAACGGTCCAGGCCCGGCGGCTTGGGGGATTTGGGAGTCATTTACCGCCCACAGAGTTCAGCTGGTCTCGTTTGCTTTTCCTGACATGTTTACAGACATTTCCCAGCACAAAGCATGGAGAGCCTCTAAGGCATCAGAGGGGTCTTCATATtcaaaggtatcagtcagggGAAGGCTACAAAAGAATTTTCAAGGATCCACATGGAACAGTGGAGAATAAATATGGCCCAACAGCGACATTACCAAGAACAGGATGTCTGAACAGGAAGGCAgcactggaggagctgcaggagtTTCTGTAACTACTGTCTGTGCACTACATGAGACGATCGTCTTCTTCACGTGTCTGAGCTTCAGGCCAGCCAGAGGGAAACCTGAGCTGACAGGAAAACAGCCAAGCCCGGCTTCATTAGCAAAAACATGTTATGGTCCaatgaagagaaaacatctacagtggagcatggtggtggcagcatcatgatctGGAGCTGTTAGTCAGAATGGAGGGAATCCTGAACGGCTCCAGATACCAGTCAGTGTTGGAGTAAAACCTTCAGCCTTCACAGGAACTTCATGTTTTAAcaacccaaaacacacagaaatcaAATGAAGAACAGCTTCACTGCAATGAGACTGAGGCTttggaatggcccagtcaaagtccagacctggaTCCCATGGAACATGTGAAGAGGGCTGAGCACAGGTGGGGCAACCTGCCTGTTTGCTGTATAAAGAACAGGCTCCTCCCAGAAACACAGGCTGGATGAAAACCAGAGGTCCTGCAACAAGCCGTTAGCTTGAAGGAGTTTATGCAGCCAGGTTATTTCTTTTCCCTCtgcatttttcagtttgtttttctgctacattgtgcaggtcaaaggtcacattaAAGGTGTAAAAAGTTGTGAAATTgtctttttcacacactgaaAACCTGACATGAACAGGGCAGGTTAACTTTATATCTACTGTAAATCACACCctcagattttgtatttttagaaataaCCTTCAGTTTATGCTAATCATCCTCATCCTTTCAGATTAATAAAGTGGTTATTTGAAAGGCAACATAAACCTTTATGTACCCCATGTTGACGTCTGGCTGgctgcgccccctgctggtcagagcCAGTCTGGGCTCGGCGGGTTTCAGCttcagaaccaatcagaacattttcacatcaacCAGACTCAAGAGTTAAACAtaagcttttattgtgaaattccAGCAGCTGTTTACAGACGGCGACCGCGGCGACCGCCCTTCCTCCTGGTAGAGTCTGACGGGATCGGAGTGACGTCCTCTggacacaagaagaagaaaaacgtgGCGGTCAGTTAAAGGCACGGTGCACCAGAACCTTGCCGGAGGTTCACTTGACACTTTGAACCGAACAGATCATCAGAACCACAGAGCGGAACTCCATGACAGCAGAACAAGGCTGTGGTCCTTGGTGACCAGTGatggtaaccatggcaacagacaGAGCCACAGACAGGTTCTGCTTCAGGCCCAAAGAGAGACGGGATTTCTGAACCACCCTCAGTTATTAACATTTAATCAGTTATTGATCAGTTATTAATCTCCATACAGTCACtgaacaaacagagaaaacagtttaaacatCAGATCATTAAATCGTGATGATGAATTTGTCCCAGGTTAATGCCCCTcccagcaacaggtgggggaggggctcTGCAGCAGACTGGTTTCTGcctgcagagcagaaaaacacccAGGAATCACAGAGTTATGACAAGTCTGAGTTGTTTAGatgattttaatgcatttccCTGACCTCTAGCCCAGAAACATTTATTCTACCTTCAGGAAAACAATGCAGATATTTTCCACCTCATGGATCAAACCTCTATCTGAAGGGTTTCAAGTGACCAAGTGGCTTTTACTCGTTTATTTTATACTTTCCTCTGAAAGTTAGCCAGATGTTCATGGGAAATATTGATATAAAtgggaaacaaaataaagatataTTGTTTACAACAGCAGCCACTGATCTGAAACGAGacctttgtattttattatgctAACTGTTTATTTGTAAGCGATCAATATGTCTGACATATTTCTGGTAAAGATTTGTTTCTGTCCATCCTGGTAACGTCTACAGCTCCTTTAGATCAGATCATAAGATCTGATCTGATCAGGATATGGACTGTGCAGGAAGATTCTGCTGATCTACTAAAGATCAGCAGAATCTTTAACAGCTTAAAATTCAGATCATCAGatcttcttcctgtttcctcttaCATAAAACCTGGAGCGATCCTGAGCCAGTCAGCGTTCCTCTGTCTCTACTCCCGGTGTCAGCGTCTGTTACAGTTTTCTGCACTAGAAATGTGTATTGTTCTGCTGGTGCCTTCATTACCCAAAATCCCTCACTAGTCACATGACTCAATCAGTAGATTTCACCCGAGTTTAAGTCAACGTTAAACTTTAGatggaaaataaagttttaagttTAGACAGAAACTTCTCCAAGTGTCCAGTGGGGGCAGTAAAGTCCCAAATGGAACCACAATAACACCAGCATAACATCCTGACTTCATGATTACAGTTAAACatggttaccatggaaacaaaTGAGTCTGCAAATTTAGACAAATTTCACAAACATCCCATAATAACCACTATGTGACTAAGGACAACGAGCAAATCAGAGCTCAGCTTCTACCTGAAGAGACTAGaccagaaccgggccagaaCCCACCTGGTGGAACACTaaacacactgtgtgtgtgaacCAGGTCTTTATATCCTGGTGGGAACATCTCTGTCTACAGTGTGGGTTGTAGGGACCAGTGCTTTAAGGTTAGAGGTCAGGGCTAAGGtggttaggctgtagaaatgaatggaagtcaatggaaaacAAGACTGTGTGTGAGTAAGTAGTACCGATGCGTCCGATCTTCATGCCGGACCGGGCCAGAGCTCTGAGTGCAGACTGGGCTCCAGGTCCAGGAGTCTTTGTCCTGCAACAGAGACACAGCTCAGtgtgctgacctctgacctccggGCAGTAAACCCTGACCTCCAGCTGAGCCTACCTGTTCCCTCCGGTGGCCCTCAGCTTGATGTGCAGCGCCGTGATGCCCAGCTCCTTGCAGCGTTGCGCCACGTCCTGAGCTGCCAACATGGCGGCGTACGGCGACGACTCGTCTCTGTCCGCTTTCACCTTCATGCCGCCCGTCACGCGGCAGATCGTCTCCCTGGAAACAAGCGGCCGTCAGAACCAGACTGGGGAGACTGGGGAGTCGGAGGTTGGGACGGGGGTGCACTTACTTCCCGGAGAGGTCGGTGACGTGGACGAAGGTGTCGTTGAAGGAGGCGAAGATGTGGCAGACGCCGAACACGTTCTCTCCCTCAGCCACCTGCGGGCCCAGGCTGATCACctgctcctccttcttctccttgCCTTTACGGGGAGCCATGTCTGCTGAAGGAACcacagcatcagaaccagaacatcacaGCCTCACTGTGTCTGTTCAgaaccacagcatcacagagACACTGGATCCTCTCAGAACCAGTCCCTTACTGGGTGTGTTCAGAACCAAGCAGAGCAGTAGGTTCAGAATCACACCAGCAGCTGTCCGGCAATGGAGGCTCGACCTGCAGCTTGATGCTACGGATGCTAACCAGAACTGATACCAGAGCCAGTTAAAGCTGCGGCCCCAGTCCTTTTAACGGACTGACACCAGAATGTTCTCCTTAAGTTCAGATCTGCTATTAAATATTGCAGTAAATTCTACATTTACATCGAGTCACAACCCGCAGCCAGGATagtgttagcatgttagctttcCCTCAGACGCCGCTGAAATAAACCTAACATTTATCACCCGGTGAAGAATTTCAACGCTATGAACATCCCACCTCATCATTCCGAACCCTAAATAATCTCTAAAATAATAACTTTCACAATAAACCAgctctattttctttttgctggaGAAAGCACCGTGAGAAACGTAACATGGCGGCACGGCACAGCGGAAAACGTAACATAAACGTAGCtttaatatttcacagaaaCTTAATTCAGACCCCAACAGAACCTTAATGCATCAATCTGTCAGAAAACACACTTGGGTTGGTAGGATGGTCACCTGGAAGGAAGATTAAAGCGGATTTATTCCTCAGCAGGACTCACCTTACAGCGTCTCTTCACTGAGCACAATCAGAAAGGAAGGAAATTCCGCCACCGGAAGTAGAAATAATGAGACTCtcgatctgctgctgctgccccctgctggacactTCTTCCCTCTCTGTTTATCAGATTGAATCCTTCCATCTCGAATTTGATCGATCACACTCAGCTTTCTTtatagtttcatgattttgttttgttgctaatTATatggtgcttttattttaattttatcatcTTTTTAATTGATCTTGTCTTACATTATGTAAATAGAgtctatttatttgttcatttttaaatattgtttcacaTGAAGAAAAGACTAATAATTTCTTCGTTTTtaacttatatttattttgaagtcactacagtttatattattttctttgtttgtaatttttaattaatgaaaatattcatgTGCATGGATGACTAtatcacattttaaagttttattaatttagcatatttatttctcctgttttaatgAGCTATCAGAGAAATAACTGTATTATTAGAATCAATCTAAAATTCAGCAGTTTTTCTAACTCTGACAGATTAAACCGGTCTGACCTGGTACCTGACCCGGTACCACTGCAGAAGCTCAGAGCATCTAGAAACCAGATATTAGAGCAGTGTGTGAATACTGGGAGGAGAAAcggaccaatcagagcagagagTTTGACCAtctcatttatttacagaatcaTATTGAACAcgatgcagaagaagaaaatactccaaaaactacaaaagaaactatttaaaaacacactctCTCCCTCAGACACACACGGACTCCCACAGGTAAACACTGAGCATGCAGCATTAGTCCAGTTAATACAGTACAGAACAATATCCATCATAGTAGAAAAAGCTGAGAGGATTATTGGGGACTATTGATCACTGATTGGTTCTGCAGGCcgacaggaagcaggaagagcGGCTCTCTGGGCTGGACCTTAAACCAGCAGGGATACATTCAGCCGGCTCATTTATTAACTTATTAACGTCTGGAGcttcttcctgcttcctgtctgcagAGCTGCGGCGGAGAGGTGAGATCCCACATCTTAACGCCGCCGCGCCGCTGAGTCGGGAATCGGATCCTGAAGCGGATCCTGCAGCAGAACGATTCTTTTCGGGAGAGGAATCGACTCAGCCTCAACAGcaaaagtttctaaaaaatgACATCTCAGATATTTTTGCATCGTTCACCACTAATAAATACTTTCAAGTGTCGTAAGAGTTCAGAGTGAAGGTGCAGCTGTAAAAACCACCGCGACTGTAGGAAACAGCCGTTCGCTCTGCGGCGCCACCCGGAGTCCAGGCGCGGCATTGCAATGCAGGCTGGCTGCAGCTGACGTTCTGGAGGCAATTTATTATCAATCAGCTGCAGCAAACACTGGCTCTAAAGGCCAGGGCTCGTCCACAGGCTAGCCAATCAGCAGAGAGGGGGCATCTTAAAGGGACAGGAGCGTAAACAGAGATTTTCTGCAGTGGTGTGCACCGCTAGCTAAAAAGTTagctatgctaatgctaacacgcTACAACAACACGGTATTTAACAAATGCTAACAGTAAAGCCATTCAGATTATTGACAACCCGTCAGCACCGCTTTAATGTTGACATTATGATTTCCATGTTCATTACAAAATGATGTTTACATGCTATTCATGttcaactttattcaactgaaggTTCATAAAATAGCTGGGAAAATTAGCACTTCAGAACTTATCCAGAAAAATCAAGTCAGGACAAGCTAAGTTAGCAACAACGCTGAAGCTAAAAAGTAGCTCTGCTGTTAGCGCATTAGCATTATTGTGCCCACCACTGATATGAAAGCATGAATTCAGAGCAGGAGGAGCAGAACAGGCcaccagaacagaacctgatGGACCCGCCTTAAGGTGCAGCGGCTTTCTGACTCAACTTCCTGTTGGATCAGTGGGAGTCGTCTAAACCTTAGCTAGAAGGCTCCGCCCCCGATGCCCCGCCCCCCTGGGTCCTCAACCTGGACGCCGGATGACCCAGAGATCAGTGTGAAGCGAACCAAAGGGCAGCAGCAGGGAAAACattcagcagctgctaaaaCACGGAAAAACCCAAACCAGGAAGCTGGAAGCTTAAAAAGCTTCAAATATACAAACGCCACACAAGAAGGTATaatatcatcatcattatcatcatcatcgtcgtcgtcATGGTAAGAATCTGATTGTACAAAGTTCTACATTCTCCCGACGGTAAAAAGCTCCTGAAAGCTTCAGAGACAAACACAACGGGTCCAAAAAGGCAGAATATCAAAGTGGCACCGGCGGCGTTTCGTTAGCTCAAGGCTAACGGACACAATTGATCCCAATGAGGAATGCCAGCAGAGTTAAACCCTAGCGACGGAAAGGTCCGAGAGCCGGGAACGGCCGGAACGCGGCGGCGCCTGAAGCCCAAACACTAAACACAAAGTCCAGCATGCAGAGAGTCACAGTCTGTACAGAACTGGCACCGAGGAGGAAGAAACACGAGCTGTCCATGCagggtccatcagaaccaaccTCCAGAGGGAGCTGCTGAGTTCTGCTTCAGTCCAGGTCGACCCAAGTTCCGA
The Xiphophorus hellerii strain 12219 chromosome 22, Xiphophorus_hellerii-4.1, whole genome shotgun sequence genome window above contains:
- the rps14 gene encoding small ribosomal subunit protein uS11, with product MAPRKGKEKKEEQVISLGPQVAEGENVFGVCHIFASFNDTFVHVTDLSGKETICRVTGGMKVKADRDESSPYAAMLAAQDVAQRCKELGITALHIKLRATGGNRTKTPGPGAQSALRALARSGMKIGRIEDVTPIPSDSTRRKGGRRGRRL